The window TATATCTTCCAGGATTTGCAACACCAGGTACTATATGGACAGAAACTGTAACACACGTAAACTTAGACCGTAAATCATATCTATTCTCCTATGCAGGTTTTAATGGTAATCCACCTATCGCAATGCCTTGGTACGCGACCATTAAAACTGCAATTATCGACTATATAAAAGCAAATAATATGTCCGATGTTATAATTGTAGGTCATAGTATGGGTGGTAATTTAGCTATCGATATAGCAGCTGCATTACCTAATACCATTTCAAAAATTATTATAGTCGATGCGCTGGCCTGTATGCGAGACGTTATGATGCCTAATGTGCCTGCAGATAATTTTTATTATGATAGTCCATACAACACACAAATGCTTGAAATGGATACAGAACAATTTAAAAGCATGGCGCTTATGATGGCTTCAAATATGACTTTAAACCAAGATAAAGTAGAAACTATCACTAATTGGTTAGTAAATGCTGATCGAAAAACTTGGGTCTATGGTTACACCGATTTGTTAAAACTAGACTTAAGACCTATTTTATCTAAAGTACAATGCCAAACTTTAATTTTAGGCGCTTCATTTCCTGACGCAAACCTCGCAGAACAGAATTATAAAAAGCAATATGCTAACTTACCAAACAAAACAATTGTAATGGCTTCCAATAGTAAACACTTTATAATGTTTGATCAACCAGACTGGTTTTATAAAACTGTAACCAATTTTTTGATTGATGAAAAATAATAAAAACACCTCGTTTGAAGCCATTTATAAGCAACATCATCCTATGGTTTTGCAAATGTGCTTAGGGTTTGTAAAAGGTGACCAGGCTATTGCTAACGATTTGTCGCAAGATATATTTATTAGTATTTGGAGCAATTTAGACACCTTTAGAGGCGCTTCCACATACAAAACTTGGATTTACAGAATAACCGTAAACACCTGTCTGCAATATGTAAAAAAAGACAGCAAGGAAAAGCGTGTCCCTAAAATGGAGCTAGAAAATCAAACCGCTATTACAGATACAGAGCATACCCCAAACCATGAGGTCTCTGATTTATATAAAGCCATTGGACAACTAAAAAAAATAGACCGTTTAATTATCATGATGGTTTTAGATAAACAGGATTATGACAGTATATCAGAAGTTATTGGTATTAATGCCATAAACGTCAGAGTTAAAATCCACAGGATAAAAAAACGTCTTCAAACAATTATAAAAAACAATACAAATGAGTAGCGATTTTCAAGACCTTCAAAACAAATGGGACCACAGCAAAAGCAGCTTGGACCAAACGGCTACAAACTTTGATAGCTTATATGCAAAAATTAAACATAAAGAAAGAGACAATTATATGTTCTATTATGGGACTATAACCATCTTATTAATCACACTAGTCGTAATCGCTCTGTTTTTCTATCACGTTGCACCGGTAAAAACATTAGTCAGTAAAATTGGAGTTGGATTAATGCTTGGTGGTTTGATTTTTAGAATTTACATCGAAGTGATTAGTATTTACAAAGCAAAACAAATAAACACTTTAGATAATGCTTTGCAAGCAGTAGACAACACCATAAAGTTTCATCAATTTAGAAAAACAATCCATCAAGTGATTGCCCCAATTATCATTATATTATACACCATTGGTTTTTATCTAATCACGCCAGAATTTAGTTTACACATGCCTTTTTGGAATCTAATACTAATTGATGTGTCTTATGTGGTTATTGGAATTATCCTATTTATTGTTATAAGAAAAGCAGTAAAAAAAGAAATGCACAAATTAGCAGAAATTTTAAAGTTAAAAAAAGACTTAACGGAGTAATAATCAACTTAAAAAAACAAAAGTTTAGAGATATTAGACACTTGGTATTCTAAATAAAACTAGTAACTTCCCGTTTAAATTAAATACTGATATAAACATTAAAATAACAAAATATCAGGCTTATGTTAGTCAAAATTATGATAAAGAATATTGCAATTATATTACTAAGTTTTGTGTCTACTATTTTAATTGCACAGACAAAATCGAATTTATCAGATTTATCCCCATTAGAAAATGCAAAAATTGTGTTGCTTGGTGAACAAACTCACTTTGATGGAGCCGTTTTTGACAAAAAAGTTGACCTTATAAAATATCTACACGAAAAGCTTGGATTTAACATCCTAATTTTTGAGAGTGGACTCTATGACAATTACAAAGCACTACAACTATATCAATCTAAAAAAGAAAATATAAATATCTATAACCAGAGTATCTTTTCTATGTGGACTGAAACATCGGCTTTTAAAGATCTTTTAGACTATGCAGAACAAAATCCTGAAATTAAAATTTTAGGCTTCGATAATCAAGAAACTTCTCTTTTTAAGGAATATTTTATTCCAGATTTAAAAAATCTATTGAATAAAAACGCAATGGATTTATCAGATAAAATTTATACTCAAATAGAAAAAACTTTAGTTTACCGAGATTTAGATAATTATATCAACAATCAAAAAGACTCTTTAGAATTGTACAAAGTCTTTAATACAATAGAAAATCAACTGTCTAAAATTAAAAACGAAAACTTTGACACTAAAATAATTAAGCAGACATTCAAAAGTGTAGTTTCAGATTTTGATTTTACACTCAAATTAGCACAAAAAGAAAAAGTTTACATCCAAAATGCAAGAGATAAACAAATGGCAGAAAATTTAGTTTTTTTGCAACAACAGTTTCCAAATGAAAAAATTATTGCTTGGGGAGCGAGTTATCATTTTTCTAACGAACTTAATAAATTTGAGTTCACTAAAACTACAGAGAACTATATTACGGAACTTCATAAACTTTCAAAAAAACTGACTTCACATAGTCATTCAACTCTGGAAGAAGATATTAGCAATATTCAAGAGTTAAAAGATGCTATACCAATGGGTAAGTTATTAAAAAAACACTACGGAGAAAAATTATACAGTATAGGTTTTACATCATTTAATGGTGTCTATTATGGTGCAGACAAAGTTGAATTTCCAATTTTAGAACCACCAAAAAAAAGTTTAGAATCTATTCTGTTTAGTCAAAACACAATCCCAAAACTTATAGATAAAAGTAATTATCCTAAAGGAACTTTTTATTCTTCAACTTTAGGTTATCTGCCTATATATGCAAATTGGAATACTATTTTTGATGGAATTTATTACATACCTAAAATGTATCCACCAAAGTATAGAGATTATAACGAAACCTCTCAAACAACTTCTATAACACAAGAATCAAATTTAAGTGGAATTGTAATAGATAGCGAATCTAACCTACCAATTCCATACGTAGATGTTTATTATTCTTCAAACAATAAAAGTTCAATCGCAAATAGTAATGGTCAATTTACTATATCAAAAAATAATAAATCAGATGATTTTCTTTTGTTTTCAAGTTTTGGTTATAAATCTGATTCTATTCAAGTAAGTATTACAAAGACCACTGAACAACTAAAAATAAAACTTCAAAAAACAGAAAACCTAGTTGGTTTAGATGAAATAGTTTTAAAAAGCACAAAAGTACTCACAGCAAAAGAAATACTAAAAAGAGCAAAGAAAAAAATAGAAGACAATTATGTTCAAACACCTTTTAATCAAAATTTCTTTTATAAAGTCCAGCAGTACAGAAAAGACTCGTTAATTTTTAATGAAGAGGCAATAATAAAAACTTACTTCAAAAAAGGGAATAGCGGAACGAATAATCCAGAAAATAACATTTTTGGAACTGTTTCAGAATTAAGGAACACCACTGAAAATTTCAACAAAAAAAAAGAAAGTGGAATTGGAAATTTATGGAAAATGATAATTAGAGATATTATTTTGAGTAAGACCAATGTTTTATATCGTTCTTCTAGTTATGACTTAAAGAAAGAAAATTCTATTGATTATAATGGTAGAAAAGTTTATAGAATTAGCTTTATCAATAATTCGCCTGGTTCTTATTCTACAGGATATGGTTATCCATCGCCTTTAGCTTCAAGCGGTGTAATTTATATCGACAAACAAAATTTTGCTGTTCTCTATTACGAGCATTGTATAGCACGACAAGAATATACGTCAAAGCGTTCTAATTACAAATTTCAAAGGTTTCATAAAATCGTTCAGTCTTATAAAGAAATTAATGGTAAATATTTTATCAACTTATTTAAGGTTATTGATAAAACCAATTATTATTCTATATCTGACAGTACTTTTTTAAATAGCTACTATACAATAAACAACTTGATGTCAACCGATGTAGAAATTCAAAATGTAAAGACAATTGAAAGACCAATAAGAGATTTAAAACAAAAAATTAAATTAGATTTACAAACAGAGTTTTGGAAAAACAATGTTTTCTATATTGAGGATAATTTATACAAATTTGACATTTGCGAATAAAATTTTTATCTATAAATTTATGTAACAGTCCTCTAAAAAGCCCAAAAAAAAAGTCTTTGTTGTTTCTAAAGAAACTCACATTTTAAAATTTGGCTATTTATCAATACACTATGAACTGTCTTTTTTGTGCATTATGTTTGATATACTAAAATTAAAAAAACAAAAAACTATCTCTTTGTAAACTATTCAAGTTTAAAATATAGCCAATAAACAACATATATCCTTTTACAAAAAAAAGGTTAAACATAGTAAAAACAAAATTTTAGAACTAATTGATACTTGACATTCTAGAATAAAACCATTAATTTCGACTTTAAATTAACTAGTATGATCAAATAGTATACTGCTGTTGTACCAGTGTCAATACCTAGTGATTTCCGCAAATAAAAAAAGGTTTCCATGACAATAGAAAATATAAAACATCGCTTATTAGATAAAGAGGAATTACAAGAAATTGACTTTGAATATCAAGCAGGAATAGAATTTATTTTTTGGTATTACGATATGGGAGATACAGTTTCTAATGAAGATTTGATTACTGGAATAAATGTTGTTTTATCAAAATTAAGAGCAGGTTTGGACTATCCTGTTGCAGAATATGAAAGTGACAGAGAAGTTACAACTTTAATGGGATTTACACTGGGACAAATATTACATGAGTCATTTAATTGGAAATGGATATATGTTAATGATAGCGATTTAGACTTTGGTGGCTATACCATTGTTAATCCTGAGACTAATTTTGGTATATCAATTGAAGACTTATTTTTTAAAACTATTTTTTATAAAAAAGAAATTCATTTTACCGAATTGGGAGCTCTATTATTAGATCATAAAGCACCAAAACTTGATCACTCAGGATTTGAAATTTATCAACCTTGGAAATATGATTATAGTGCGTTATTTACTAAACGCAATTCAGAACCGGAGAAAAAAAATAGCACCTTAGAAAACGTCCCTGAGCAGAAAATTGAAGTAAAGAAATCATTTTGGAAAAGGCTGTTTGGTGGACAATAAAAACGTAGTAGAAAAAAGCCTCTAATCTTATACGTCATTAGTGTATTTTTATAAAATATCTGTAATACTATAGCAACTATCCATTTACTGTAATATTACAACGCTGTAACATCAGTATTATGTTAGCAATAATTCAATAAAATAAAAAAATGAATTCTAAAAATATTTCAAAGTATATTGTCATCAGCATTCTATTAATAGCATTATTTTATAAAGTACTTCCCTATTATTATCGTTTTATTCATGACTCACTTCAATTACACTTTCCTTTAGTCATTTTGGAAATTATATTACTACTGTATTTGATTTTCCTTATAGTTAAGTCTAAATATTTATTAAATACAATATTCAAAAAAATTATAAAATATAGTTTTTTATTCACGCTATCCACTGCAATAATTGGTGGATATTGGCTATTTGCTTGTCAAAAAGGAATTTTTAGAGTACAAACATCTGCATTTTTTATACACACTTTAATTAATAGCATTTTATTTGTGTTTTGGTCAATTATATTAATTTCAAAAATTAAAAACACAAAACACTCGTTTAATGATTTATTCATTAGTCTACTATCTTTACTAATTATAAGTGACATTTTTATGTTTAGCTACAATTGTATTGATACTTACTTAAAATCAATTAATTATGCAAATCCTGGAAGTATAAGCATGCCTGGTTTTCTGTCGTTTTCTATCTCGCAGTTTTCTATGTCGAATATTAATTTAAGAGTTATTCTAACATATATAATTGAATCGCCTCTAATATTATCACTGTTCATAATATTTTACTATAGTTCCTATATGCTATTCGCTAAATACAAAAAAAAGGGTGTTTATTCTTTAGTACCAATAAAAAAAGATTTGATATTTCTGGAAATTTCTAAAAAACCTGCTTGGTGGATTATTTTCTTATTAATTCCTTTTATTAGATTAGTTCCAAAATATTTTATAAACGTAACACTAGCTAAACATTATAGCAAAAAGAGTAGTTTTGCCTTTGGTATGACATTAATCCCTTGGTTATTTTATGGGAAATTGATCCTAAACGACAACAATATTGCTAACATTGTATCTAAAAAATAACGCTTACCCTTTTACTAACATTAGACTTAACATTTTAAAAGCTAAGAATAAAAAATTCAATTCTAGATCTAAATTAAAACAATGAAACTTATTAATAACATCGCTTTTTTAACAATGTCCATATTACTAATTAATTGTTCAAAAAAAGAGGTTAAATATTTTACAGCACAAGAAATAGACTGGAAAATTGAAATCCCTAGTAAATGGACTATTGAAAATCAAAGCGTATTAAATCAAAATATTAAACAAGGTGAACAATTAATAAAAAAAACAGTAGACAAAGATTTTGAATTGGGAGGGAAAGAAATTAGCTTAATTACCTTCCGGAAAAATACATTATCTAAACTCCAGGCCTCCATAATACCTTTTAAAGAAAGTTATAAAGGAGAGTGGTATGATAAATATCCCTTAATAAAAGAATACATTTTTAATGTATTTAAATCACAAAGTGTTATTGTAGATACAACATCAAATACAGAAAATATAAGTGGTGTTACATTTGAAGTGTTTAACTTAAAAATATCTAAACACAATAGAGCAGTGATGGAACAAAATATGTATCGCACCTATATAAACGGCTATGATTTTATTATAAATATAACTAGTGATAAACCTTTATATAAAAAGCAACTAATCCAAACTTTAAGAAATTCTAAATTCAAAAACAACATATAATAAGAATATGAAAAAATGGCAATTTTATTACATCCTACTTATTAGTGCTTTAATATCAGTAATGAGTGTAGGCATGCTTAAAGAAGTACTAAGATTAAATAAAACAATTAATATTCTACCTTTAATTATTGTTTTTCTATTATTTCTCTTTTCGGGAATTCTAATCTTTAACATAAAAAAGATAAAATTAAATATAGAAAACAGTTTTTTCCTTGATAATAAAATTTACATTAAAACAGCAACTATCGCATTGTCTATACTAACATTAATTTTTATTGTTGTTCAAATAATTACTTTCATTAAACTTGCTGAAAAAGGTTTTACACCTTCACCCCTATTATATATAGTAACAATTGTTTTTTCTGTTTACATATTCTTTTTAATAAAGCTATTTATTGAGCTACAAAAAGCATCTGATATTAAAAATGATTCAGAGCAAAATATGGGTAATAATGACCTAGACCTTAATAAAATTAACCTAAATGAATTTAAATTCTTAGGCGAACTTTCAAAAAAAATAGATCAAAATCGATTTAGCAAAAAAAAAGAATTAAATATTGACAAAAAAGCATACAAAAATTACAGACCAGTATTGCACTCTAAAAAATATAATGATAGCGGTGATTTTATTTTGAATTTTACTAACAAAGAGGATTTAAAATTCACAATTCTTATTCAGCACTTTTCTTCTGTTTCCATAAAATTTAATGATTATAAAAAATCCAATGAGCTAATTGAAAAAGAAGTTTATAAAACACTAAATATTTTATAACATTTGCCAGTATTCATAATCAATAAACGACGATATAATATTTTAGTAAGTTAATTAAATCCAGGTATTTGCAAAGCTTAATTATCCTTGTCTGTTTAAATTCAAGCTTAGTGTCTTTAAAGGTTTGTTGTTTTTATAAATAAAAAGTCAAATACATTGTTAATGGTTTACAGTTTAACTTTTTCAGCAAATCATAATTCATTGAAATTAAAAAAAACAAGAATGCAAAAAAAAGCTTTAATACTATCAATACTTTACATCATAGTTATTTTGACTTTAACATTTAATATTTATAAAACTGATAGTACTTCTATTTTAATAATTGCATTAGTTAATGCTGTGTTTTTTATTTTCTTTATTCGAAAAATCTATAAGAAATACAGTGATAATTACGCATTAAAAAATAATCAAATTAACTTTAAAAATTCTAATGCTGAAAATTTAAAAAAAATATCTACAAAACCATTTTTATTCGGACTTGAAAATAAAGTTATTGATGATTATGCGTTTTACTTTGATGATGAAAATTTTTATGCCATAAATAAAAAATCTCAAAAATCAATTTTTAAGCTTACTGACATAACAGAAGTTAGCAAAACGTTTTTTACTGTAAACAATAGACGAATTTGGCAAATAAAAATAAAACCACCAGGTAATATTAAAGAAGAACATTATAAGTTTGCACATAATTATTCTATATGGAACAACAACTTCCCGCTTTTCCATAAGAAAATGAATCTTATTAATCCGTCAATAATAAAAACAAAATGGAGAATCTGGTCGAGATAACATGGCTTAACAAACAATAGCTTTAAGAATAAACTACAATGCTTACTTTTAATTTTTTTTTAAACATAAACTTAGTCATTAATAGGAAACACAAGTACTTATCCTAAAAAAAAAGAACTATTGTTGATCTAGAAATCAATAATACTTCACATTGTAAACTAAAACATATATCTTCGAAAATAAATTAACATTTAATACAAATCACTAAAATGAGGTGATCTCTGTGTTACGTTAACGAAACTTACAACTAATTACACACTAAAAAAATATGAATGGAATAAGAATAGTACTACTTGGAGTTGGAATTTTAATATTAATAATTAACCTTTTTATTAACTCGGGAAATCTTTTTAAAATAGTTTCGTATTGTTTTCAAACTAATAGTATTAGTCAATATTGGACTTTATTTTTTAAAAGTTCAGTTAGTGGTAGAGCTGTTATTTCTTCGATTTTAGGGTTTATTCTAGCCTTGTTAATTTTTATTGCTATCACTCCTTTTGTTTTAATAAGAAAAAGCATCAACGGTAAAAAAACATCAGCTATACTGGAGGAAGGGTTGTTATTTCAATATCAAGATTTAAACTTAGAAAATGAAGACTTGCATTATACTTCAAACATAAATCAAGTTACGGGTTTACAATTAGACCATATTAAAGCAACAGGGAAGATTAGAATTGACGCTATAATACTAATAAGTGAAATAGATAAATTATGTAAAACCCATAACAAAGCATTTACATATTCTGTAATGGAAAAAATAATACTTAATGATAAAAAAGAGGCGTTAGCACCTATAATTTTAACCCTTGATGGAAAAAAAATGCCAACATATTTTATATTTAATGAGACTCATAAATCTCAATTTTCAAAAATTAGAAATACACTGTACAATAATGGGTATAAAAACTGCATATACTTCTCCACTATCAGAATGTAAAACTAGAATACGATAAAAAGTAATAAATCTTTAAAAACAAGTCATAACTGAGATATAGCAGCCTTAGAATAAACCAAATTATATGAAAATAGCAAAGAAAATAATTAAATGGTTTTTATATTTTTTTCTTATTCCTACAACATATATAATTGTTTCTTTACTCTTATCTTCAATAACAATTGAGCGGAAAGAGAGTCATAGTAATGTTAAAAAACTGATATATCTAAATACAAATGGTGTGCATTTAGATATTTTAATTCCTATAGAAAACATCAATAGTTTTGTCTTATCTGATCTAAAATATAATAAAAACGAAAAGTATTTATCTTTTGGTTGGGGCGATGAAAACTTTTATATCAACACTCCTACTTGGGGCGACTTAACCTTTAGCAATGCTTTTAAAGCTATGTTTTTAAAAAGTTCGACATTAATGCATGTCACACGCTACAAACAGAAGCATTCCGATTGGACTGCAATAAAAGTAACGCCATCAGAATTAGATAAACTGAACACTTATTTATTAAATACATTTGAGACCACTAAAAACGGAAAAAAAATAATTATTAAAAACAAAGCGTATTCTTCTACTGATAATTTTTATAAATCAAAAGGAAGTTATTCCTGTTTTAACACGTGTAACAGTTGGGTAAATAATGCATTTAAAGAAAGTGATTTAAAATCGTGCTTTTGGACACCCTTCGATTTTGGATTAATTAATAAATATAACTAAACTACAATCGTAAAAATCCTATCTTTTTTAATGCTAGTTAAAACCTGTGATTTAAATCATGAAACAAAATGTTTTATGCATCAATTATTTCAGATTAAACAGTAATTACCCGTAGTCCAAAAAAAATATAAATACATCTACAATAACCAGGATAATATTAAAGCGAACTAGCTCCAGATATTTTAATTTAAAACGGCTAACTTTCGTTTTAGATTAACACGTATTATTCAAAACAGGACAAAACGCTACAATGGAAGAAAAACCAAGACTTTCCAGATTAACCGCTATTTTAACCCAATTGCAATCAAAACAACTATTAACGGCTCGTGAAATTGCAAAAAAACATAATGTAAGTATAAGAACAATATACCGAGACATTAAAACACTTGAAAATTCAGGTATTCCAATTATTACTGAGGAAGGAAAAGGTTTTTCTTTAATCCATGGTTTTAATCTTCCTCCAGTCATGTTTACGGAAAAAGAAGCAAATGCGTTGATTACTGCAGAACAACTGATACTAAAAAACAAAGACGACTCTTTTGCTAGAGAATACCAAAATGCAATCTCAAAAATAAAAGCCATTTTACAACACTCGCAAAAAGAGAAAATCGAATTTTTAGCTGAAAAAATACACTTCAGAACTAATGCAGAACATCAAAAAACCAGTAATCATTTAATGAGCATCCAATCTGCTATTTCTGATTTTAACCTTATCGACATTGACTATCATTCTTTACAAGATAAAAACACCAAGCGTACTATTGAGCCTTTTGCTTTATATAGCACACAGGACAATTGGCTTTTAATTGCGGTCTGTCGCTTACGGAATGACTTTAGAGCATTTAGATTAGATCATATTACTACATTGACTGTTCTCGAGCAACATTTTGAACCTCAAAAAATAACGCTTCAAGAGTACTTTGAAATTTGTAAAAAAAAATGCACATCAACCCCTGACATACCGTTGTCATAACCTGTATTTACTTTTGCTGCAAAATTAATCATAAAGACATTAAAAAATGAACACAGTAACAGTTAAAGCATTTAAAGTAATCGGTATTTCGGTAAGAACAACCAATCAAAACGAGCAAGCAGCACAAGATATTAGCGCATTATGGCAAAAATTTATGTTAGAGGGAATTCTTGATAAAATTCCTAATAAAATAGATACGACTGTGTATTCCATCTACACAGATTACGAAAGCGACTATACACAACCGTATACTACCATTTTGGGTTGTAAAGTCAAGCACTTAAATGAAATACCAAATGGGATGGTTGGTAAAACTATTAATGAAGCAAAATATAATAAGTTTACAACTAAAGGCGATTTAGCAAAAGGATTAATTATTAAACAATGGAAAGCAATATGGACTATGGATTTAGACCGCGAATATACGGCAGATTTTGAAGTCTTTGGAGAGAAAGCACAAAACCCACAAGATGCAGAAATTGATATTTTAATTGCTGTTAAATCATAGTAACAAAAATGAGTACAGACATTGATAGCTATTATTTAGAAAAGGACGAACCAGATAAAAGTTGCTTACTGACTTTAAGAGAGTGCATGCTTAGACAAGATAAAAACATTTCGGAAACACTAAAATGGGGAATGCCTTGTTTTATTTACAAAAATAAAATATTCTGTTATCTATCGACTGATAAAAAAACGAAGGAACCTTATCTTTTAATGGTTGAAGGAAAACACTTAAACCATCCAGAATTAGAAAAAGGGCAACGCTCTAGAATGAAAATTTTGAGAATAAACCCTAATATCGATTTACCCATTGCTTTTATTAATGCGCTATTAAATGAAGCACTAGACTTATATAGACTTGGAATTATAAAAACTAAATAATAACGAGGTATTAACAAGGCGATCAATTTTTCAAATAGTCTGCAAAATGGTTAATTTTGCAGGCTATTTTACAATAAAACAGTTCTAGTAAATATGGCGGCACACGTCTTTTTCTAATGCTCCAATGACAACATCTCAAATCACTTTTAACGTATTAAAACAAACTTTAAAATAATAACCTGCTCAATCACTATTCTTCATTTAAATATAATGCACAAAACAATTAGGACGTCATACCTATTGGAAATAGTGTTTGTAAACTGTAACTTAGCAACACCCAATTAATTCAAAAAGCTTATATTTCTATTATTATTATTATTTGAATATCAGAAACTTTAGTCATTATCAGATTGGTTACATACCATACAAATTAAGAACGAAAAATGAACATTTCAAAAATAAAATTAAATTTAGATATATGTAATATTCTTTTAAAACCAAAGGGTAGTATTTCTAGTAAAGAATTTTTGATTGGTATAAGTATTTTACTCATAATTACCTTTTATCAAACATTAACCGAAAATCTATTAATAAACGTTTCCACAATTTTAAATCAATTAAATAATGATTTATTAACTATTACGGCATTAAATATTACACCAACTGCTTTAAGTTTACCAACAAACTCCTATTTTCTAATATTCCTGTCTTGTCTCATTTTATGCTACAAAAGAGCTATCGACTTAAACTATACACCCATCAAAGGCATCGTTTTTGGCATCATCTTGTATTTAGGATTTAGTTTTAATTTTGTAGGGTCTATCAAATTACTTACTTTTTATACTGTTAATGACGCTCAAGTTATCGCAAAAACAAATAATTATATGACTACATATAATATATTAAGTGGTTTAATAACATTATTAGCCATCGTTTTAGTTGTTCATCTTTCTGTAAAAAAAGGAAAAAAAGAAAGTTTTATAGTGGACAGTATAATGTCTAAATATATTCTAAATTTAGGAAAAACGATTTTGCTTTTTATTGGATTTATTTTTGTTCTGGCTATACTTTATTCCTTTGTAAAACTTAATATTGAAATTATTAGTATGTTATTAGGAGTTGCTCTTTTAATCGTTTTATTTTATTATCTCTATTTAAATTACAAAACAACCAAAGGCTTTCGTGTTCTTTTTTATTTTAATCTTGGTATATTAGTGACCTATTTATTTTCTCTGGTTGGGTATTTTTATATGACTAAAATATCTGTAAATTTTGTAATCTTAAAACTTTATCCTTCTCTATTTACTATTATCAATATGTTATTTATATTAACTAACCTTAGTATTATTTCGGTACAAACTTTTAAAAACAACACTACTAACACCTAATAAAAATGACTCAGGCTTAGTCCTTAATTAAATAGTCATTGCGAGTTTATAAGGTCCAATTTTCCTTCATAAAATATTGATATAAAACTTTAAAATTGTTCTAACACATCAAATTATACATCATTTACAAAACCATGAAAATTATATTTAACGACAGTGTAATTGATAATAAGATAGTTGAACCTGACTACGAAGCTGAATTTAATTCTGCGAAAGCGAACGGATTTGAAACTGACATATTCAGTTTTGAAGCATTAGAAGACGGACATATAAATAATGCTCTAAAATACATTCAACCTTCTAAAAATATAGAACTA is drawn from Psychroserpens sp. NJDZ02 and contains these coding sequences:
- a CDS encoding helix-turn-helix transcriptional regulator, with the protein product MEEKPRLSRLTAILTQLQSKQLLTAREIAKKHNVSIRTIYRDIKTLENSGIPIITEEGKGFSLIHGFNLPPVMFTEKEANALITAEQLILKNKDDSFAREYQNAISKIKAILQHSQKEKIEFLAEKIHFRTNAEHQKTSNHLMSIQSAISDFNLIDIDYHSLQDKNTKRTIEPFALYSTQDNWLLIAVCRLRNDFRAFRLDHITTLTVLEQHFEPQKITLQEYFEICKKKCTSTPDIPLS
- a CDS encoding GyrI-like domain-containing protein, whose amino-acid sequence is MNTVTVKAFKVIGISVRTTNQNEQAAQDISALWQKFMLEGILDKIPNKIDTTVYSIYTDYESDYTQPYTTILGCKVKHLNEIPNGMVGKTINEAKYNKFTTKGDLAKGLIIKQWKAIWTMDLDREYTADFEVFGEKAQNPQDAEIDILIAVKS
- a CDS encoding DUF1801 domain-containing protein translates to MSTDIDSYYLEKDEPDKSCLLTLRECMLRQDKNISETLKWGMPCFIYKNKIFCYLSTDKKTKEPYLLMVEGKHLNHPELEKGQRSRMKILRINPNIDLPIAFINALLNEALDLYRLGIIKTK